One part of the Quercus lobata isolate SW786 chromosome 7, ValleyOak3.0 Primary Assembly, whole genome shotgun sequence genome encodes these proteins:
- the LOC115952477 gene encoding strigolactone esterase D14-like gives MGTLCDYGGHIVEALNVNVYGNGTQALVLAHGFGADQTLWHYLIPYLACYFKVVVFDLVFSPNVNPDLYNPKKYSNFNGYVQDLLCLLDQLNVNKTIYLGHSMSAMIGCIAATKRPDLFEHLILLSGSPRYLNAEGYTGGFKRSQLDKIFTQIDQNFPSWVQNFAPAAVGVNSTTAITQFRSSLGRMKPKTALSVAKTVFLSDLRWVLPKVSVPCTIIQSKKDFVVPKFVAFYMERKLGGSARVKILKTKGHLPQLTAYHLLLKVLKRVLFLKG, from the exons ATGGGTACACTGTGTGATTATGGAGGACACATTGTTGAAGCACTAAACGTCAATGTTTATGGAAATGGCACTCAAGCCCTAGTTCTGGCTCATGGGTTTGGTGCAGACCAGACTCTATGGCACTATCTGATCCCTTACCTTGCATGCTACTTCAAGGTTGTGGTTTTCGACCtagttttctctccaaatgtAAATCCTGACCTTTACAATCCCAAGAAGTACTCCAATTTCAATGGTTACGTCCAAGACTTGCTGTGCCTTCTTGATCAACTCAATGTGAATAAGACTATTTATTTGGGTCACTCCATGTCAGCCATGATTGGATGCATCGCCGCAACTAAGAGACCAGACCTCTTTGAACACCTTATCTTACTAAGTGGCTCTCCAAG GTACCTCAATGCTGAAGGATATACTGGAGGCTTTAAGCGCTCACAACTCGACAAAATTTTTACACAAATAGATCAAAACTTTCCAAGTTGGGTTCAAAACTTTGCTCCAGCAGCTGTAGGTGTGAACAGCACAACTGCCATAACCCAATTTCGATCCAGTTTGGGGAGAATGAAACCAAAGACTGCACTTAGCGTGGCTAAGACTGTGTTTCTAAGCGACTTAAGATGGGTTCTGCCAAAAGTTTCAGTGCCTTGCACCATAATCCAATCCAAAAAAGATTTTGTTGTTCCGAAATTCGTTGCGTTTTACATGGAAAGAAAGCTTGGTGGCAGTGCCAGGGTAAagatactaaaaacaaaaggcCATTTGCCTCAACTTACAGCTTACCATTTGCTTCTGAAAGTGTTGAAGAGGGTTCTATTTCTAAAAGGATAA